AGGGAGGTGGCATGCAGTGAACATAAGTTAATTATCATGTGATGTGTtcataaaacaaatgtttatttgaataaatataattgttaatGAGAAATTGTATCTTACAATTTCCAAATTTATAGTTATTAGTAGGTAGTGATATTGTtgcattaatttttcattttagtcATTTAAGGaaggatataaataaaagaagttttggattatttattttttttattttcatggcATATTAGTAATATggttttataaattagtaaaGCATAGATTTATACAAATCAGTATTTTTATCAACATTATCTTGATGACAGTACATTTATCTGCCAACTTTTCCCAATTTAGTGTCAGTGCGAGGATCAGCTGTTATAGTTTGTACAGCAACTAGAGCTTCATTAATCTTTGTCTGTAATTCCCTTATATCTTGGATGAACAAGAGATTAAGAACATCTATTGGCTGGTTAATCAGAATGGCATCAGTCTTTGCAGGATCAGGATGTGGTGTGGTTTTAAGGATTTTAGCAAGAGCTGCTAAACGGAATTTTGGATCTGGATGTGGGCCCACACCGGCTAGAGTGCAAACTCTCTCAACACCAGCCTTAAATGCGGGACTATCAActggaaaaataaaagatttaaaattaaccaCAGCTGAAgttggatataaaaatatttgaatcttTTGtcaactttttatattatggttATTTTACATGCATATTTAATATAGTCTtatggtaaaaaatttaattggccAAGGTTAGGTACCACATAAAGAGACTTATTTTGAATCAAACACTTtgaattgtataaatatacctataaccTTTCAACTTTCAAATTCAGGTATGTTTCCTCTACCTCTACCTTCTcccataaatatttcaaaatttataaatataagtaatttttttttcttttatgtcagagcaagcaaaggagcaggtggacctgatgttaagtggtcaccaccgcccataaacacttgtaacacaaGGAGTGTTACAAGTGCTTTGCTGGCCTTTAatggacaaataagctcttttcttgaaggccccaatgtcgtagttgttcgtaagtaatctacataatattactcaCAGTTTAAGTTATCCAAAGGATTAGAAGACACTACATTAGGCACAGCCTGTTTTGGTTGGTCCAATTTCACTTCCTTGTATTTGGTGACTGAAAGTAGATGATTAATGTGTAATAATAAACCAAAATAGCTTATGTGATAAGAGTATAGAATTATGACCACTTAGAGTTTAGtctagtagtagtagtaaaagataaaacatacCATTGTCCGCAAATTCCAATCGCACAGCATAAGATAGAAGCCAATTCAATTGTTCATTTAATGTTCCATTTACAACAGGACTAACTAGGTCTTTTTGGTATATGTCATATGCTTCTTGCCAATTATTACTGTCAATATTCCGAAGACCTTCCCTCTCCTCAATCTTGTAATGCCTTATCTTTTGATCCTCAAGCCATAAAACTACACTTCTATATTCCTTTTCATCTGCAagttcaatataattttaaacgtaACAAAACCATAATATATTACGAAACATGCCTATTTTATGTTagtgataaaaattataattataaaatataatattaagacaGGAACGAGAATGCAGTCGTACCTTCACAATTGAAACTTTCAGGATTCGGGTGGCCAAGAGCAGACAACTTTAACTTGAAGATATTGCTCATTTTGCCttgaatgtaaatattaaaacacgaTGTTTTTGCCTAcgttactttatatttattttagaaattc
This window of the Colias croceus chromosome 5, ilColCroc2.1 genome carries:
- the LOC123692001 gene encoding RNA transcription, translation and transport factor protein — its product is MSNIFKLKLSALGHPNPESFNCEDEKEYRSVVLWLEDQKIRHYKIEEREGLRNIDSNNWQEAYDIYQKDLVSPVVNGTLNEQLNWLLSYAVRLEFADNVTKYKEVKLDQPKQAVPNVVSSNPLDNLNFDSPAFKAGVERVCTLAGVGPHPDPKFRLAALAKILKTTPHPDPAKTDAILINQPIDVLNLLFIQDIRELQTKINEALVAVQTITADPRTDTKLGKVGR